A portion of the Drosophila sechellia strain sech25 chromosome 2R, ASM438219v1, whole genome shotgun sequence genome contains these proteins:
- the LOC6608942 gene encoding activated Cdc42 kinase-like isoform X1 gives MEYPQIDLYEFLTESELQQYYNAVKNELKITNAAQFKYAADEDLRFIGLSRPEIRRLRKFYEKHFPHSYLSKIKRLLQAPGTMVKREEAPGGGSQLALDGSSASACSSLAAKNGASSPSKVPNNKHIIPADSISVNKQLGTGEFGIVQQGVWSNGSERIQVAIKCLCRERMQSNPMEFLKEAAIMHSIEHENIVRLYGVVLATDSLMLVTELAHLRSLLECLKDSGLRVSFLTIPTLCEFALQICNGMRYLEQKRLIHRDLAARNILVFSKDKVKISDFGLSRALGVGKDYYKTNFNVNLKLPIAWCAPECINYLRFTNASDVWAFGVCLWEMFSYGFQPWAALTGLQILEAIDAPNYQRLEQPDCCPSEYYTLMMKCWQDDAAKRPRFGEIYDQLPDMKPEQLKAVVNCTEPKKDHLLYRQGDIISVLDRNTGTPFWKGVLSTGKTGYFNPSNTVAFLEGLPSSTRDSFSRVSDHRISKRKLRTEMISKPQNDFKHTGHVGIDGATFGDIAFLGSSQSYNHVPKQIVTPYKPSEDIEQTPLLLPPTPTSPDSLQTASGYFPEGANSGGAMGTSMNPTFIPSAEHTPKLIATNGQSSFDFASGSTNPFFLNRGDDELEFGLHNNNYGADGKSVHSETGWRPTSRSIVDDPHEYHEISDDEIAADKLDFGPSLLDEINSMFGSISAATGSHPKSPGFDHVNSKNEITEMSAKLGQKSGDTNGNKHGHGLLPTLSKKKSSGTVKPISVKDEKILNHAIEIANEISARSMIDLVSDQTPVIHSPKRKFSFRFPHLSNNGSGDKAGGLGASGSAHTPTHGNASPFSKKKNFTEELQSIPDIQRFRSLSEIKNSTDLRVPIFDKESSDFLFQKSREILSRPLNLERECADEQPPKSIDDNIMDIENTLKALNLDFMHTYTELDKSDSNDTILNDQLPHMASLDDGISSATGSLKSAVYSYSNGVQTMFDFNAATSHLDKHLQYMHNQAQLSAAAPIDPKPMDDKRSSTPDTGFASRDTNISLSRRSSQKSSYSPQESFHFPLKGEPLFSAPPVVMSGGYASLKDELGYERFGNGATKQMLASASPIKSGMGLNASSGSVYMGSKGYRQRSTSFNESFHPISPVLSEPPQRERGVIQRQVRLEQQPPLPRRSASYKPRSIRARTLRRLSYNPMTLDSSSSSGEEPVKPNLARSECDIRARVGASSNSSLGRRRRAGMNRQVQSACHDEREVIISPRQMYGSNSSIKSAPHYNIGGQRRSFHRGGPGVMGGGYEQFQYDERIYDFGGRGPGNNYNMAQASYLSSSQKPSYLWNGSELPGSGSGSSSAASSAVQATYRPGAGTSIQRPMSGGAALHEFDISRLTGKSPTSTNFVGSSPEELKQRQLSVGSLQTPNKKVAKPQRPTEFHWPEKIHASAVKQHEMHWRQVHQQQSLPTASIITAAVGGAVSTRKSSDSSSSSSTESEDEFQFRREFVAPRIPPSPAP, from the exons ATGG AGTATCCACAAATTGATTTATACGAATTCCTCACTGAGTCCGAACTGCAGCAGTACTACAATGCCGTCAA AAACGAATTGAAAATAACGAACGCGGCCCAATTTAAGTATGCAGCGGACGAGGATTTACGTTTCATCGGGCTCTCCCGCCCGGAAATCCGGAGGCTGCGTAAGTTCTACGAGAAGCATTTTCCCCACAGCTACCTCAGCAAGATCAAGCGTCTGCTGCAGGCGCCTGGCACTATGGTTAAGCGGGAAGAGGCGCCCGGCGGCGGAAGTCAATTGGCGCTGGATGGCAGTAGTGCCTCTGCATGCTCCTCTCTGGCCGCCAAGAACGGAGCCAGTTCTCCGAGCAAGGTGCCCAACAACAAGCACATAATACCGGCGGACTCCATTAGTGTAAACAAACAGTTGGGAACCGGCGAATTTGGGATCGTCCAACAGGGAGTCTGGTCCAATGGCAGCGAACGG ATCCAAGTGGCTATTAAGTGCCTGTGCCGAGAGCGCATGCAGTCAAATCCCATGGAGTTCCTTAAGGAAGCGGCCATTATGCATTCCATCGAGCACGAGAATATCGTGCGCCTATACGGCGTTGTCCTGGCCACTGACTCGCTCATGCTGGTCACTGAGCTCGCCCATCTAAGATCACTGTTGGAATGTCTCAAGGATTCGGGGCTGAGAGTCAGTTTCCTCACCATTCCCACGCTCTGTGAGTTCGCCCTACAGATCTGTAATGGAATGCGCTACTTGGAACAGAAGCGCCTCATCCACAGAGACCTTGCGGCGCGAAATATTTTAGTGTTCAGCAAGGACAAGGTCAAGATCTCCGACTTTGGCCTGTCAAGGGCACTGGGCGTGGGCAAGGACTACTACAAGACCAACTTCAACGTAAATTTAAAGCTGCCGATCGCATGGTGTGCGCCGGAATGCATCAATTATCTGCGCTTTACCAACGCTTCAGATGTGTGGGCCTTTGGAGTGTGCCTGTGGGAAATGTTCTCCTACGGCTTTCAGCCCTGGGCGGCACTTACCGGCTTGCAGATCCTCGAGGCCATTGATGCACCCAACTACCAGCGGCTTGAACAGCCCGACTGCTGTCCCAGCGAGTATTATACATTGATGATGAAGTGCTGGCAGGATGATGCTGCCAAGCGACCGCGGTTCGGTGAAATCTATGACCAACTGCCCGATATGAAGCCAGAGCAGCTTAAAGCTGTAGTGAATTGCACAGAACCCAAAAAGGACCATCTACTTTATCGCCAGGGCGATATTATAAGCGTTCTAGACCGCAACACGGGCACACCCTTCTGGAAAGGAGTGCTTAGCACTGGCAAGACAGGCTACTTCAACCCCTCCAACACTGTGGCATTCCTCGAAGGTCTGCCCAGCTCCACGCGTGATTCATTTAGCCGGGTGAGTGACCACAGAATCAGCAAGCGCAAGCTGCGCACCGAGATGATATCGAAGCCACAGAACGACTTTAAGCACACCGGCCACGTAGGTATTGACGGAGCAACATTTGGAGACATCGCATTCCTAGGAAGTTCGCAGAGT TACAATCACGTGCCCAAGCAGATAGTGACGCCCTACAAACCCTCGGAGGACATTGAACAAACACCTCTCCTACTGCCGCCCACACCCACGAGTCCCGACTCTCTTCAGACTGCTAGCGGGTATTTCCCAGAGGGTGCCAACAGCGGAGGAGCTATGGGTACCTCCATGAACCCCACATTCATTCCATCCGCCGAACACACGCCCAAGCTGATAGCCACCAACGGCCAGAGTTCATTCGACTTTGCGAGCGGGTCTACAAATCCGTTCTTTCTTAACAGAGGAGACGATGAACTGGAGTTTGGCttgcacaacaacaactatgGTGCAGATGGGAAGAGTGTCCATTCGGAAACGGGCTGGCGTCCCACCTCTCGAAGTATTGTAGATGATCCTCATGAATACCACGAGATATCAGATGATGAGATAGCGGCTGACAAGCTGGATTTTGGGCCCTCGCTGCTAGACGAGATTAACTCGATGTTTGGATCGATAAGCGCTGCTACAGGCAGTCATCCCAAGTCGCCCGGATTTGATCATGTGAACAGCAAAAATGAGATTACGGAAATGTCCGCCAAATTGGGTCAAAAAAGTGGTGACACCAATGGTAATAAACATGGCCATGGACTGCTGCCCACGCTCTCGAAAAAGAAATCGTCGGGAACTGTGAAACCTATTTCTGTGAAGGATGAAAAAATTCTCAACCATGCCATCGAGATAGCCAACGAAATTAGTGCTAG GTCGATGATTGATCTGGTCTCTGATCAGACACCTGTCATCCACAGTCCCAAGCGCAAATTTAGTTTTAGGTTTCCGCACTTGAGTAATAACGGAAGCGGTGACAAGGCTGGTGGATTAGGAGCCAGCGGCTCTGCCCACACGCCTACCCATGGCAATGCTTCGCCCTTTTCCAAGAAAAAGAATTTCACCGAGGAACTGCAGAGCATTCCGGATATACAG CGTTTCCGTTCGCTGAGCGAAATCAAAAACAGCACCGATCTACGTGTACCCATCTTTGACAAGGAGAGCTCCGATTTTCTATTTCAAAAGTCGCGCGAGATCCTTAGCAGGCCATTAAATCTGGAACGTGAGTGCGCGGATGAACAGCCGCCGAAGAGTATTGACGACAATATCATGGACATTGAAAACACACTGAAAGCGCTCAACTTGGACTTCATGCACACCTACACAGAGTTAGATAAAAGCGACTCCAACGACACGATTCTTAACGACCAGCTGCCGCACATGGCCAGTCTGGACGACGGGATCAGCAGTGCTACCGGAAGCCTAAAGTCAGCGGTGTACAGCTACAGCAACGGCGTGCAAACCATGTTCGATTTTAATGCGGCCACTAGTCACCTGGACAAGCACCTTCAGTACATGCATAACCAGGCCCAGCTAAGCGCAGCTGCCCCCATCGATCCCAAGCCTATGGATGACAAACGGTCGAGCACTCCAGACACGGGATTCGCCTCGCGCGACACCAACATCTCGTTGTCGCGTCGTAGCAGTCAAAAGTCCAGCTACAGCCCTCAAGAAAGTTTTCATTTTCCGTTAAAAGGCGAGCCCCTGTTTAGCGCACCACCAGTGGTTATGTCAGGAGGATATGCCAGCCTCAAGGATGAGCTCGGTTACGAGAGATTCGGAAACGGGGCCACCAAGCAGATGCTGGCCAGCGCCTCGCCCATTAAGTCCGGAATGGGCTTGAATGCTAGCAGTGGCTCTGTTTACATGGGATCCAAGGGCTACCGCCAGCGTTCAACATCATTCAATGAGAGCTTCCATCCCATTTCACCGGTTCTCTCTGAACCGCCCCAGCGGGAGAGGGGCGTGATCCAGCGACAAGTGAGGTtggagcagcagccgccgTTGCCACGACGCTCCGCCTCGTATAAGCCCCGTTCGATCAGAGCTCGTACTCTAAGGCGATTAAGTTACAACCCAATGACCCTGGACTCGAGTTCATCCAGCGGCGAGGAGCCTGTCAAGCCAAACCTGGCCCGTTCCGAGTGCGACATCCGCGCCAGAGTGGGGGCCAGCTCGAATTCGTCGTTGGGAAGACGGCGCCGGGCGGGAATGAATCGACAGGTGCAGTCCGCATGCCACGACGAACGTGAGGTTATCATCTCACCTCGACAAATGTACGGATCCAATTCGAGCATCAAATCGGCGCCGCACTATAATATTGGCGGGCAAAGACGCAGCTTTCACAGAGGAGGACCTGGTGTCATGGGTGGTGGCTATGAGCAGTTCCAATACGACGAGCGCATTTACGATTTTGGAGGTCGTGGTCCGGGCAATAACTACAACATGGCCCAAGCGAGTTATTTGAGTTCTAGTCAAAAGCCCAGTTATCTTTGGAATGGATCCGAATTGCCCGGATCCGGGTCGGGCTCGTCTTCAGCTGCTTCGTCGGCAGTGCAGGCCACCTACAGGCCAGGAGCCGGAACCTCTATACAGCGACCAATGAGCGGTGGAGCTGCTCTGCACGAGTTCGATATTAGTCGTCTGACGGGAAAGAGTCCCACTTCCACCAACTTCGTGGGAAGTTCGCCCGAAGAACTGAAACAGCGCCAGCTTTCTGTGGGCTCCCTTCAGACGCCAAATAAGAAGGTAGCGAAGCCCCAGCGACCCACGGAATTCCACTGGCCGGAGAAGATACATGCATCGGCGGTTAAGCAGCACGAGATGCACTGGCGACAGGTgcaccagcagcagtcgcTGCCCACAGCATCGATTATCACAGCAGCGGTTGGTGGAGCAGTTTCGACCCGAAAATCTAGTGATAGCTCTTCCTCGTCGAGCACCGAGAGCGAGGATGAGTTCCAGTTCCGGCGCGAGTTCGTGGCGCCGCGAATTCCGCCCAGTCCGGCTCCATAA
- the LOC6608942 gene encoding activated Cdc42 kinase-like isoform X2, with product MEYPQIDLYEFLTESELQQYYNAVKNELKITNAAQFKYAADEDLRFIGLSRPEIRRLRKFYEKHFPHSYLSKIKRLLQAPGTMVKREEAPGGGSQLALDGSSASACSSLAAKNGASSPSKVPNNKHIIPADSISVNKQLGTGEFGIVQQGVWSNGSERIQVAIKCLCRERMQSNPMEFLKEAAIMHSIEHENIVRLYGVVLATDSLMLVTELAHLRSLLECLKDSGLRVSFLTIPTLCEFALQICNGMRYLEQKRLIHRDLAARNILVFSKDKVKISDFGLSRALGVGKDYYKTNFNVNLKLPIAWCAPECINYLRFTNASDVWAFGVCLWEMFSYGFQPWAALTGLQILEAIDAPNYQRLEQPDCCPSEYYTLMMKCWQDDAAKRPRFGEIYDQLPDMKPEQLKAVVNCTEPKKDHLLYRQGDIISVLDRNTGTPFWKGVLSTGKTGYFNPSNTVAFLEGLPSSTRDSFSRVSDHRISKRKLRTEMISKPQNDFKHTGHVGIDGATFGDIAFLGSSQSYNHVPKQIVTPYKPSEDIEQTPLLLPPTPTSPDSLQTASGYFPEGANSGGAMGTSMNPTFIPSAEHTPKLIATNGQSSFDFASGSTNPFFLNRGDDELEFGLHNNNYGADGKSVHSETGWRPTSRSIVDDPHEYHEISDDEIAADKLDFGPSLLDEINSMFGSISAATGSHPKSPGFDHVNSKNEITEMSAKLGQKSGDTNGNKHGHGLLPTLSKKKSSGTVKPISVKDEKILNHAIEIANEISARSMIDLVSDQTPVIHSPKRKFSFRFPHLSNNGSGDKAGGLGASGSAHTPTHGNASPFSKKKNFTEELQSIPDIQSLIGKEGLEAYNSLIERKALLDIGPSPAATLLRHLDTDEFDLQSLHQSQRPMTLPTRGATQRVRKAELAAGLSRHNDENSNSLEACESPSYMTHGSYKFPEAQPTEQLPEPESPNPIPLPPREGKKQVKTSTKRHVRKYPLIIPANGLQRTLSKLTDFGDEAGKSPEISTSSQPQPGRAIEVVAAVRPSGMRRPSLSSEREYENMPTVGKESAHTYQNLDKLTPADAAGLTDKASLQFESILEADTSKEGILQSPDVTDGFYNFSIQKEHYNKGKDAEFEATQISGLYVNDDELRNLDIESSRRTATPGSSCSALESEHSQPDALPSTETEVSRFSSVDNELAGNALFKKVRASVNMAMNRKSIAETSLTSNQPGGASAKPQTEAEYFAATAARLADSNSVSCEDLLEFSDKKPKGCERGVDSDEVRIMVKVLGKDSTPNRCLGALEFINWDVHKSIKLIKLQNLVSEANLSLEASFEALQQHEWDLHTTAHKLNGLKL from the exons ATGG AGTATCCACAAATTGATTTATACGAATTCCTCACTGAGTCCGAACTGCAGCAGTACTACAATGCCGTCAA AAACGAATTGAAAATAACGAACGCGGCCCAATTTAAGTATGCAGCGGACGAGGATTTACGTTTCATCGGGCTCTCCCGCCCGGAAATCCGGAGGCTGCGTAAGTTCTACGAGAAGCATTTTCCCCACAGCTACCTCAGCAAGATCAAGCGTCTGCTGCAGGCGCCTGGCACTATGGTTAAGCGGGAAGAGGCGCCCGGCGGCGGAAGTCAATTGGCGCTGGATGGCAGTAGTGCCTCTGCATGCTCCTCTCTGGCCGCCAAGAACGGAGCCAGTTCTCCGAGCAAGGTGCCCAACAACAAGCACATAATACCGGCGGACTCCATTAGTGTAAACAAACAGTTGGGAACCGGCGAATTTGGGATCGTCCAACAGGGAGTCTGGTCCAATGGCAGCGAACGG ATCCAAGTGGCTATTAAGTGCCTGTGCCGAGAGCGCATGCAGTCAAATCCCATGGAGTTCCTTAAGGAAGCGGCCATTATGCATTCCATCGAGCACGAGAATATCGTGCGCCTATACGGCGTTGTCCTGGCCACTGACTCGCTCATGCTGGTCACTGAGCTCGCCCATCTAAGATCACTGTTGGAATGTCTCAAGGATTCGGGGCTGAGAGTCAGTTTCCTCACCATTCCCACGCTCTGTGAGTTCGCCCTACAGATCTGTAATGGAATGCGCTACTTGGAACAGAAGCGCCTCATCCACAGAGACCTTGCGGCGCGAAATATTTTAGTGTTCAGCAAGGACAAGGTCAAGATCTCCGACTTTGGCCTGTCAAGGGCACTGGGCGTGGGCAAGGACTACTACAAGACCAACTTCAACGTAAATTTAAAGCTGCCGATCGCATGGTGTGCGCCGGAATGCATCAATTATCTGCGCTTTACCAACGCTTCAGATGTGTGGGCCTTTGGAGTGTGCCTGTGGGAAATGTTCTCCTACGGCTTTCAGCCCTGGGCGGCACTTACCGGCTTGCAGATCCTCGAGGCCATTGATGCACCCAACTACCAGCGGCTTGAACAGCCCGACTGCTGTCCCAGCGAGTATTATACATTGATGATGAAGTGCTGGCAGGATGATGCTGCCAAGCGACCGCGGTTCGGTGAAATCTATGACCAACTGCCCGATATGAAGCCAGAGCAGCTTAAAGCTGTAGTGAATTGCACAGAACCCAAAAAGGACCATCTACTTTATCGCCAGGGCGATATTATAAGCGTTCTAGACCGCAACACGGGCACACCCTTCTGGAAAGGAGTGCTTAGCACTGGCAAGACAGGCTACTTCAACCCCTCCAACACTGTGGCATTCCTCGAAGGTCTGCCCAGCTCCACGCGTGATTCATTTAGCCGGGTGAGTGACCACAGAATCAGCAAGCGCAAGCTGCGCACCGAGATGATATCGAAGCCACAGAACGACTTTAAGCACACCGGCCACGTAGGTATTGACGGAGCAACATTTGGAGACATCGCATTCCTAGGAAGTTCGCAGAGT TACAATCACGTGCCCAAGCAGATAGTGACGCCCTACAAACCCTCGGAGGACATTGAACAAACACCTCTCCTACTGCCGCCCACACCCACGAGTCCCGACTCTCTTCAGACTGCTAGCGGGTATTTCCCAGAGGGTGCCAACAGCGGAGGAGCTATGGGTACCTCCATGAACCCCACATTCATTCCATCCGCCGAACACACGCCCAAGCTGATAGCCACCAACGGCCAGAGTTCATTCGACTTTGCGAGCGGGTCTACAAATCCGTTCTTTCTTAACAGAGGAGACGATGAACTGGAGTTTGGCttgcacaacaacaactatgGTGCAGATGGGAAGAGTGTCCATTCGGAAACGGGCTGGCGTCCCACCTCTCGAAGTATTGTAGATGATCCTCATGAATACCACGAGATATCAGATGATGAGATAGCGGCTGACAAGCTGGATTTTGGGCCCTCGCTGCTAGACGAGATTAACTCGATGTTTGGATCGATAAGCGCTGCTACAGGCAGTCATCCCAAGTCGCCCGGATTTGATCATGTGAACAGCAAAAATGAGATTACGGAAATGTCCGCCAAATTGGGTCAAAAAAGTGGTGACACCAATGGTAATAAACATGGCCATGGACTGCTGCCCACGCTCTCGAAAAAGAAATCGTCGGGAACTGTGAAACCTATTTCTGTGAAGGATGAAAAAATTCTCAACCATGCCATCGAGATAGCCAACGAAATTAGTGCTAG GTCGATGATTGATCTGGTCTCTGATCAGACACCTGTCATCCACAGTCCCAAGCGCAAATTTAGTTTTAGGTTTCCGCACTTGAGTAATAACGGAAGCGGTGACAAGGCTGGTGGATTAGGAGCCAGCGGCTCTGCCCACACGCCTACCCATGGCAATGCTTCGCCCTTTTCCAAGAAAAAGAATTTCACCGAGGAACTGCAGAGCATTCCGGATATACAG TCACTGATCGGCAAGGAGGGACTGGAGGCCTACAACAGCCTGATCGAGCGCAAGGCCCTGCTGGACATTGGTCCCAGTCCGGCTGCCACCTTGCTCCGCCACCTGGACACCGACGAGTTCGATCTGCAAAGCCTTCACCAGTCGCAGCGCCCAATGACATTGCCCACTCGGGGTGCCACCCAGCGGGTGCGCAAGGCGGAACTGGCCGCCGGTTTGAGTCGGCACAATGACGAGAACTCGAATTCGCTGGAGGCTTGCGAGAGTCCCAGCTACATGACCCACGGCAGTTACAAGTTTCCCGAGGCACAGCCGACAGAACAGCTTCCGGAGCCGGAGTCGCCGAATCCCATACCCTTGCCGCCGCGCGAGGGCAAAAAGCAGGTGAAGACCAGCACCAAGCGGCATGTGCGCAAGTATCCGTTGATAATCCCAGCCAACGGTCTGCAACGCACCCTCAGCAAGCTGACGGACTTTGGTGACGAGGCTGGGAAATCACCGGAGATCTCCACCTCTTCCCAGCCACAGCCAGGACGAGCCATCGAAGTAGTGGCTGCTGTCCGGCCGAGTGGCATGCGACGTCCATCGCTATCCTCGGAACGGGAATACGAGAACATGCCGACAGTCGGTAAGGAATCCGCACACACCTACCAGAACTTGGATAAGCTAACACCCGCGGATGCTGCCGGATTAACGGATAAAGCTTCGCTGCAGTTCGAGTCCATCCTGGAAGCTGACACCAGTAAGGAGGGCATTCTGCAGTCGCCGGATGTAACCGACGGATTCTACAACTTTTCCATTCAAAAGGAGCACTACAACAAGGGAAAAGACGCAGAGTTTGAGGCCACTCAGATATCCGGCCTGTATGTGAACGATGACGAACTTCGTAACCTGGACATCGAGAGCAGTCGGCGCACTGCCACTCCAGGCAGCAGTTGCAGCGCTTTGGAATCGGAGCACAGCCAACCAGACGCGTTGCCGTCAACAGAGACGGAAGTGAGTCGTTTCTCAAGTGTGGACAATGAGCTGGCTGGAAATGCCCTATTTAAGAAGGTTCGAGCCTCCGTGAACATGGCCATGAACAGGAAGTCCATTGCCGAAACCAGCTTAACCAGCAACCAACCAGGAGGAGCTTCTGCCAAGCCCCAAACTGAAGCAGAATACtttgccgccaccgccgcccgACTGGCGGATTCCAATTCGGTGAGCTGTGAGGATTTGCTGGAGTTCTCTGACAAGAAGCCCAAGGGTTGCGAACGAGGCGTGGACTCGGACGAAGTGCGTATCATGGTGAAAGTGCTCGGCAAAGAT AGCACGCCCAATCGTTGCTTGGGTGCCCTGGAGTTCATCAACTGGGACGTGCACAAGTCTATCAAGCTCATCAAGTTGCAGAACCTGGTTAGCGAGGCCAATCTCAGCCTGGAAGCCTCCTTCGAGGCGCTGCAGCAGCACGAATGGGATCTACACACAACGGCCCACAAACTAAATGGCCTTAAACTTTAA